Proteins from a genomic interval of Rhinoraja longicauda isolate Sanriku21f chromosome 16, sRhiLon1.1, whole genome shotgun sequence:
- the LOC144601020 gene encoding uncharacterized protein LOC144601020, whose translation MMGPDKEKRYKCDMCGKAWQHPCLLETHRRAHTGERPFDCSDCSKTFKTAWDLKIHRRAHTGEKPFTCSTCGKSFAQLLGIQRHQQVHTGEKPFGCSTCGKSFARLSVLRRHQRVHSDERPFTCSDCGKGFKSMPEQLMHGLVHIGERPNTCSDCGKGFTQSSSLLAHRHTHTGELPFNCAQCGKGFTLSSKLLRHQRTHTGERPFTCTQCGKSFTRSDSLLQHQRIHTGKLPCICAQCGRGFTQSANLLRHQRVHAGDRAIPSPVSGEHFAVSSHALSHQLVHTSGQPYDCQYCGETFDSSRGLRQHRRAHTAEWLFPPRQEFQE comes from the coding sequence ATGATGGGCCCCGACAAGGAGAAGCGTTATAAGTGCGACATGTGTGGCAAGGCCTGGCAGCACCCCTGCCTGCTGGAGACCCACCGGCGGGCGCACACGGGAGAACGCCCCTTTGACTGCTCCGACTGCAGCAAGACCTTCAAGACGGCGTGGGACCTGAAGATCCACCGGCGGGCgcacacgggcgagaagcccttcacctgctccacctgcggcaagagcttCGCACAGTTGTTGGGGATACAGCGGCACCAGCAggtgcacacgggcgagaagccctttggctgctccacctgcggcaagagctttgCCCGGTTGTCGGTGCTGAGGcggcaccagcgggtgcacagcgatgagcggcccttcacctgctccgactgcggcaagggcttcaagtcGATGCCAGAGCAGCTGATGCACGGGCTGGTACACATCGGGGAGCGCCCCAacacctgcagcgactgcggcaagggcttcacccagtCCTCCAGCCTGCTGGCACACCGGCACACCCACACCGGTGAGCTTCCCTTCAACTGCGCCCAGTGTGGCAAAGGCTTCACTCTGTCCTCAAAGCTGCTGAGGCACCAGCGCACCCAtaccggcgagcgccccttcacctgcaccCAGTGCGGCAAGAGCTTCACCCGCTCCGACAGCCTGCTGCAGCATCAGCGTATCCACACCGGCAAGCTCCcctgcatctgcgcccagtgcGGCAGGGGCTTCACCCAGTCCGCCAACCTGCTGAGGCACCAACGGGTGCACGCCGGCGACCGGGCCATCCCCAGCCCAGTGAGTGGCGAGCACTTTGCCGTGTCCTCCCACGCCCTGTCTCACCAGCTCGTGCACACCAGTGGGCAGCCCTATGATTGCCAGTACTGCGGTGAGACGTTTGACAGCTCGCGGGGACTGCGGCAGCACCGGCGGGCCCACACCGCCGAGTGGCTCTTCCCACCACGGCAAGAGTTTCaagagtga
- the LOC144601013 gene encoding uncharacterized protein LOC144601013, translated as MMGLNREKRYVCGECGKAWQHPCLLKIHRRAHTGERPFDCSECGKNFTRYETLLRHNLVHSDERPFGCSDCSKCFKTTNDLKNHRRVHTGERPFTCSTCGKCFAQLSALRDHRRVHTGERPFGCSTCGKRFAQSSGLRAHQRVHSGERPFTCSDCGKGFKSSPELKVHRRLHTGERPYTCSDCGKAFTHAYSLLEHRHTHTGERPFTCAQCGKGFTRSSKLLEHRHTHTGERPFTCTQCGKGFTCSSKLLEHQRVHDSDRPFTCSNCSKAFKSMPELNIHRRLHTCERPYTCSDCGKGFTHSKNLLEHQRTHTSVRPFTCAQCGKDFAHSSNLLRHQRVHAGDRPIPSPVSGECFAVASRALSHQRMHTSGQPYDCQYCGEAFDSSRGLRQHRRAHAGERLFPPQQVFQE; from the coding sequence ATGATGGGGCTCAACAGGGAGAAGCGCTATGTGTGCGGCGAGTGTGGCAAGGCCTGGCAGCACCCGTGCCTGCTGAAGATCCACCGGCGGGCGCACACGGGAGAACGCCCCTTCGACTGCTCGGAGTGTGGCAAGAACTTCACTCGCTACGAGACCCTGCTACGGCACAACCTTGTGCACTCCGACGAGAGGCCCTTTGGCTGCTCCGACTGCAGCAAGTGCTTCAAGACGACAAATGACTTGAAGAACCACCGGCGGGTGCACACGGGCGagaggcccttcacctgctccacctgcggcaagTGCTTTGCCCAGTTGTCGGCGCTGAGGGATCATCGGCGGGTGCACACGGGCGAGAGGCCCTTTGGCTGTTCCACCTGCGGCAAGAGATTTGCCCAGTCGTCGGGGCTGCGGgcgcaccagcgggtgcacagcggtgagcggcccttcacctgctcagACTGCGGCAAAGGCTTCAAGTCATCACCGGAACTGAAGGTGCACCGGCGCCTGCACACCGGGGAGCGGCCGTACACCTGCAGTGACTGCGGCAAGGCATTCACCCACGCCTACAGCCTGCTGGAGCACCGCCACACCCACACCGGGGAGCGCCcattcacctgcgcccagtgcggcaagggcttcacccgctcTTCCAAGCTGCTGGAGCACCGCCACACCCACACCGGGGAGCGTCCATTCACCTGCACCCAgtgtggcaagggcttcacctGCTCCTCCAAGCTGTTGgagcaccagcgggtgcacgACAGCGACCGTCCCTTCACCTGCTCCAACTGCAGCAAGGCCTTCAAATCGATGCCGGAGTTGAACATACACCGGCGCCTGCACACCTGTGAGCGCCCTtacacctgcagcgactgcggcaagggcttcacccactCCAAAAACCTGCTGGAACACCAGCGCACCCACACCAGTgtgcgccccttcacctgcgcccagtgcggcaaggACTTCGCCCACTCCTCCAACCTGCTGAGGCACCAGCGTGTGCACGCCGGCGACCGTCCCatccccagcccggtgagtggcgAGTGCTTTGCTGTGGCCTCCCGCGCCCTGTCTCACCAGCGCATGCACACCAGTGGCCAGCCCTATGACTGCCAGTACTGCGGTGAGGCGTTTGACAGCTCGCGGGGGCTGCGGCAGCACCGGCGGGCCCACGCCGGCGAGCGGCTCTTCCCACCGCAGCAAGTGTTTCAAGAGTGA